TGGTGAAAGTTTCACGGCCGTAAAGTTCCCACTTGGGGAGCCAGCCCCACTCCCGGTACATGCCGACCATCGAGCGCACCATCTCCAGTTGGCGTTCGGGGTAGACCAGCGTCAGCAGCTGGTGCAGGTTGCGGTAAGTATCCCACAGCGAGAAGACCGTATAGCGGTTGCCCTCGGCCGTGCGGATCTCGGCGCTCTCCATCGCGGGGTATTCGCCGTTGACGTCGCTCAGCACGTTGGGGTGGATCAGCGCATGGTAAAGCCCCGTATAGAAGACCTTCTTCTGCGCTTCGGTACCGCCCTCGACGCGGATGCGCCCCAAGTCGTCGTTCCACGTGCGGCGTGCGGCCGCGCGAATGTCGTCGAACGAGCGCCCCTGCTGCTCGGCTTCGAGGTTCAGGCGGGCGTTCTCGGCCGATACGAACGAAACGCCCATGCGCACCTCGACCTGCTCGCCCGGCTGCATGTCGTAGGAGAACCACACGCCGACGTCGTCGCCGGCAATGTCCTTGCCGTATTGCGTATAGAGCTTGTAGTTGCCGGCATCCTTGTCCCACTCGGCTTCGACGCCCTGTTTCGGGGGTTGTTTCTTCCAGAACCCGGTGGCCGCGGGGCGTTTCGAGACGCGCATCACGAAATAGACCGGGAACACCGCCTGCGGGTTGTAGCAGAACGTGCCCAGCAGTTTCATGCCCTCGACCTCGGTGTCGCTCACGCGGCGCACCCAGGCTCCCGACTCGTTGGTAAGCCCCTCGCCCAGGTTTAACAGAATATGTCCCGTACCCTCCGGAAAGGTATAGCGCTCGGCCGACGTGCGCGGCGTGGCCGTCACCTCGGTGCGGATACCGTACTTGGTCAGCAGGTTCGAATAGTAGCCCGGCGAGGCCGTCTGGCCGGTATATGCGCTGCCGTAGTTGCGGTAATCGACGTCCAGCGCACCCGCCGTCGGCATTACCAGCAGCGAGCCCAGCTCGGGGCATCCTACGCCGCTCAGGGTGACGTGTGCAAAGCCCGTGAAGAACTTGTTGCGGTACTCATAGGGCGCCGACCACCACCGGGCGTCCTTATCGTAGAGGTTCTCGTCGGAGCCCATCACATTGAACGGCACGACCGACATCATCCCGTTGGGGCATACGGCGCCGGGGTTGGTCGTCCCGAAATTGGTCGTCCCGATGAACGGGTCGACCCAATCGGCAGGCTCCTGCGCACGCAGCGGTGTCGAGAAAACGGCTGCGGCGAGCGCAGCAGTTAAGAGCGTTCGTCGCAGCGGCATCACAGGATCGAGTGTTTTTTCGTAAATTCGATGATTTCAGGGATATATCCGAAAGCCAATCCCGTAACCGTGTCCGCACACCCGTAGTAGACCGCAACGCGCCCCGTCGCGGGGTCGTGCAGCGCCGCGCAGGGGAACGTCACGTTCGGCACGTCGCCCGTGCACTCGTACGTCTCACGCGGGGAGATCAGGTACGGGCCGCTGCGCGCCGTGACTTTCCACGGCTCATCCAGGTCGAGCAATGCCGAGCCGAACGCATAGACGTAGCCGTTGCACGAACGGAGCACCCCGTGGTAGAACAACAGCCACCCTTCGCTGGTCTCGATGGGCACGGGCCCCGCGCCGATCTTCATGCACTGCCAGGCCGAAACCTCGAACGCCGCGGGCGACATCACGTGGCGGTGGCGTCCCCAGAACTCCATGTCGGGCGACTCGGAATAGAAAATGTCGCCGAACGCCGTATGCCCGTTGTCGCTCGGACGCGAAAGCATCGCGAATTTCCCGCCGATCTTGCGGGGGAACAGCACGCCGTTGCGGTTGAACGGGATGAAGGCGTTTTCCAGCTGGTGGAACGTCTCGAAATCCTCCGTCCACGC
This Alistipes onderdonkii DNA region includes the following protein-coding sequences:
- a CDS encoding GH92 family glycosyl hydrolase, producing the protein MPLRRTLLTAALAAAVFSTPLRAQEPADWVDPFIGTTNFGTTNPGAVCPNGMMSVVPFNVMGSDENLYDKDARWWSAPYEYRNKFFTGFAHVTLSGVGCPELGSLLVMPTAGALDVDYRNYGSAYTGQTASPGYYSNLLTKYGIRTEVTATPRTSAERYTFPEGTGHILLNLGEGLTNESGAWVRRVSDTEVEGMKLLGTFCYNPQAVFPVYFVMRVSKRPAATGFWKKQPPKQGVEAEWDKDAGNYKLYTQYGKDIAGDDVGVWFSYDMQPGEQVEVRMGVSFVSAENARLNLEAEQQGRSFDDIRAAARRTWNDDLGRIRVEGGTEAQKKVFYTGLYHALIHPNVLSDVNGEYPAMESAEIRTAEGNRYTVFSLWDTYRNLHQLLTLVYPERQLEMVRSMVGMYREWGWLPKWELYGRETFTMEGDPSIPVIVDTWMKGLRDFDVDAAYEAMRKSATTPGARNRMRPDIDPYIEKGYVPLGFYARDLSGDNSVSHALEYYIADHALSLLADSLGKKDDAALFRARSLGYKNYYSTESGTFRPITKEGKFLTPFDPRQGENFEPVPGFHEGSAWNYTFYVPHDVAGLARLMGGRRRFIDKLQMVFDQGLYDPANEPDIAYPYLFSYFQGEEWRTQREVRRLLDRYFTTAPDGIPGNDDTGTMSAWAVFSMMGLYPDCPGEPYYTLTSPVFDKVTVTLDPKYYPAGELVIETERSGAGDLYIGSMTLGGRPLKKYRISHGELVGGGRLVFGLQPERK
- a CDS encoding glycoside hydrolase family 130 protein produces the protein MSNLKIMGPALPDMPWEERPAGSKEVMWRYSANPIIGRDALSTSNSVFNSAVVPFKKGKYNYAGVFRCDDTNRRMRIHAGFSVDGIDWDIREEDFNLVGGDAEISEWVYGYDPRVAQIGDKYYVTWCNGYHGPTIGVAWTEDFETFHQLENAFIPFNRNGVLFPRKIGGKFAMLSRPSDNGHTAFGDIFYSESPDMEFWGRHRHVMSPAAFEVSAWQCMKIGAGPVPIETSEGWLLFYHGVLRSCNGYVYAFGSALLDLDEPWKVTARSGPYLISPRETYECTGDVPNVTFPCAALHDPATGRVAVYYGCADTVTGLAFGYIPEIIEFTKKHSIL